A region of Burkholderiales bacterium DNA encodes the following proteins:
- a CDS encoding putative Ig domain-containing protein, protein MSYNDLYNRYMQEANAYAQQYGIDPSTAHNGAWDAFRHAYASAEMTREYGSAVAHAAGELNEIRGDIKHNQPSWERNMDEWNNAVGREIGKKSTSSADSAQRVYDALKRGHLITDPINDPRDYKDTWDRIKDQMRDWWDRAKRWTWPRDPIIVDLDGDGLETVGLASNVYFDHDGDGVLTKTGWAGKNDALLVWDRNGNGRIDTGAELFGDFTPLPNGTLAPNGFAALAVLDANGDGVIDASDPAFAELKLWRDTSQDGQTGTGELISLADAGIVSLNLAHTLKNQVLANGNQLTREGSFTRLDGTTSAMGEFRLAIDTFDTQFAEEVEVPAALKTLPNMGGAGNVRELQQAAALSPQLAGLLAQFQSATTRAEQKALLDQLIAAWADTSGMAKSLEERAAGRYRIQYEAFGNERRSSNIDTAAFEAISSGGVGGGVELLTDAGAPYLSERYRNLIADWTRKLHVLEAFNGQYFFNLPEQKSQTDGANWGLSISAGSGGGSGSGAVAIEALPILHVNFSQAQLDLLQQAYDSLKESVYASLVLQTRLKPYLDQIELVIDDSGLKLDATQLNRMLADKKAADPENYLADVLDLDRYAGNFLSGTNWQGLADFDTLIDTLPPTAGIAALLDEFRVRLTAGDDVTGLTDNADIVLAGEGKDTLYGYNGNDRLFGQGGDDRIVGGAGDDLISGGAGNDVLYGESGADTYVFGRGYGNDTILDYAENGVQRDTVRFLGLTPVDIRVTADYNDNLVFTIRDTGETLSVPRGGYWWGQNGVGQYVFDDGTVWSHDDALRATVAVSTENDDTIYGSSAGDTITGQAGNDTLIGNGGNDVIDGGADNDLLIGSTGWNRIYENGSYRLERSTMPQISANGNDTYLFGRGDGQDTVIDGDYTAGNSDTLRFKEGVLPEDVRFIRNGNDLVLAIRGSSDQVTLKQYFDEDWNGANAPYLIERIAFADGTVLSYANVQAILFAGSEEAETIIGSRAADVLTGQGGADTLMGNGGDDRLEGGDGDDVLLGGAGRDILDGGAGNDVLRGGGVIGWCYQVYDGNGEGDTYRFGRGGGHDTIIEDSWIAGETDRIEFKAGVLPSDVRLERVRTINGWQVSDDLKITIRDTGETLTVKNHFNESNRHAVEEIAFADGTLWDGEAIKSRSLLGGDENDELRGFNGRNDVIVGGAGNDVLEGGSGSDTYRFGLGDGQDVIHEGSTAGEDVVALGAGITPADVTVRWTLQGDMAIMLPDGSRVTVRNQANPWSSELGIEQLRFADGTVWDRTELASRALAATAADDAIIAGYQDDTLDGGAGNDRFQDLGGYDTYRFGAGDGQDTIADNYGRVLFKPGIGQNDITFTRDGNDLIATVTASGDAVRIKDWLASWQRIDRFDFDNGASLSVNDVLAKLNVSEGAEILYGSPGGDVLNGTEKDSVIYGREGNDVLTGGAGRDQLYGEAGDDTVDGGADRDWLYGGAGNNTYIVAPGMGLDNALGASLAVANDTVVFAPGIRPEDISVQLGDRSWDGSPDAVGYFNLVIGIGGNDALIVRAESGDDLGRGAIRRFRFGDGTEWTLADVIARADGGKMGYQWRNWGDPTTILGSQADDDITDYTGQSVTVQARGNDDNIYLAAGHDIVSAGSGNDRVYNGQGDDLVAGEAGNDEIDAGDGDDVIVFNHGDGHDRLQAGEGTDTLSFGATVTPAMLSAALDRDGRVVLLIDGGAGGSITLADTRIDDLPGDVERIQFIDAEGKTRVFNLAGWLKASAGALLSATTAAPLAFDGTGFELTGTVAPAGGLEAVAYAQSGDLFASANLANNTPSDGDDVLYGTPNGDTLDAGAGNDIVLGLAGDDTILGGDGNDLIHGGDGDDVLGGNAGNDVIYGGWGADQLTGGTGNDQLFGEWGGDTYVYQVGHGEVTIDDDHRVLSWGYSGEVPFVAALVSEMGYGGSIVDDAPNILTFGPGIRPQDLRYSERNGDLVIEFANQPGDRVILRGYEPGRATQTRSVDIIRFADGTEIVAGNIEPTGNTEMAGDEGGWLDGTPFADTLIGGDGDDVLNGNGGADHLVGGAGSDTYRIHKEWGSRPTETLIAETWRAQDVNRIELTGDFNADDLRLAFDGRDLLLRLNAAGDAIRFAGFDPRAEGMQAPVAEINLPWWGVSLSFNDLLSRGVRIIGTPNDDVLTGTQLSDWIEGREADDTMSGGAGGDLYLIGADGGTDTIIDSEDGDAPNTLVLPEGTTLDDVRLSFDAEGFLILDLDNIGNRVRLSGFDPQNPLGPRAVERFRFGLDGDEIGYEELLARGFDIVGTDESDALKGTTLTDRVWGGSGNDLIEATPGGDVLAGEGGNDTYVVNLGDGIVTIDDLAEQDAGNVLRFGPGIDPNALRNNLRFEADGNGGHVLLIPYGDVGDAVRLAGFNPQDVLGTHAVERFEFADGTAVDYATLVSWTFVVEGDNTGNVLEGTNVGDRLYGYDGDDVMESGDGEDVLTGGLGNDVLRGGAQRDAYVVNLADGEDVIEDDLDAGVGNVLTFGEGIAREDVRLEVDGDDLLIRYGSGRDVVRVRNYAPNGASGGTVIDTFEFADGTAVTLREFMNRAPEVANPIPDQVVLEDTAFSLRLPDNLFIDADGDDILTRVTVSGYTTRPDWLQYDAASRTLSGTPENGDVGEFDVIIQGMDTLGALSLHSFHVTVQNTNDAPEVGTVLSDLCAMEDSAFSFTLPADSFRDVDVGDVLAYTATRANGDPLPDWLTFDAQTGTFSGTPANGDVGTLQLTVTATDQAGAQATQTFAIGVINVNDAPEVGVLLGNQSGRVGQATNWQLPEGAFFDVDAGDVLTYSATLADGSALPDWLAFDATTGTFSGTPALAGNYALRVTATDLAGASASQSFTLAVDSGGGNQAPVTTADTANVIEDRKVFTWGNVLANDRDPEGSRLTVTDAGIRRGEYGWLKLLPDGSYAYVLDNASTKVQTLAEGQKVVDRFAYTASDGTAASTGELAVTVTGDNDAPVLARALADVQLAKGKAFSWQIPAGSFQDIDRTDTLTYTATLANGKALPSWLKFDAATQTFSGTAPSGSTAAIDVKVVASDGHGVCSTASDVFRISVGNKTVLPAASKGNEGVGNGMDAPPPGHATNQNDGAGTGPGNPGNKGKKDELLERFLDGFKADAKAADKGSVDALGTLDAAWFERWLSPSAPSNAQVPAPGNDQSIEQHWQHLLHALNRLDAERQGAAQWLGKGQGADLVGLTGLLSGNAAMLRTHSDAVGLACSGTHLKGFSGIKEGVGKLSW, encoded by the coding sequence ATGAGCTACAACGACCTGTACAACCGTTATATGCAAGAGGCAAATGCATATGCTCAGCAATACGGCATCGATCCAAGTACGGCGCACAACGGGGCGTGGGACGCGTTCAGACATGCATACGCAAGCGCCGAGATGACTCGCGAATATGGTTCAGCCGTTGCTCATGCAGCCGGCGAACTCAATGAAATACGGGGTGATATAAAGCATAATCAGCCATCCTGGGAAAGGAATATGGATGAGTGGAACAACGCGGTTGGACGGGAGATAGGGAAAAAGTCCACTTCAAGTGCGGATAGCGCGCAGCGCGTGTATGACGCTCTCAAGAGGGGACACCTAATTACCGATCCAATTAATGATCCCCGCGATTATAAGGACACTTGGGACAGGATCAAAGATCAAATGCGTGACTGGTGGGACCGCGCCAAACGCTGGACCTGGCCCCGCGACCCTATCATCGTCGACCTCGACGGCGACGGCCTGGAGACGGTGGGCTTGGCCAGCAACGTCTACTTTGACCACGACGGTGACGGCGTCCTCACCAAAACCGGCTGGGCCGGCAAGAACGACGCGCTGCTGGTTTGGGACAGAAACGGAAACGGCCGCATCGACACCGGCGCGGAGTTGTTCGGCGACTTCACGCCGCTGCCTAATGGCACGCTCGCCCCCAACGGCTTTGCCGCGCTGGCTGTATTGGATGCCAACGGCGACGGCGTGATCGATGCGTCTGACCCGGCGTTTGCAGAACTCAAGCTCTGGCGCGACACCTCGCAGGATGGCCAGACCGGCACCGGAGAACTCATTTCGCTGGCCGACGCCGGTATTGTCAGCCTCAACCTCGCCCACACCCTCAAGAACCAGGTTCTTGCCAACGGCAACCAGCTCACCCGCGAGGGCAGCTTTACCCGTCTGGATGGCACAACCTCCGCCATGGGCGAATTCCGCCTGGCCATCGACACCTTCGACACGCAGTTCGCCGAAGAAGTCGAAGTCCCCGCAGCCCTGAAGACCCTTCCCAATATGGGCGGTGCGGGCAACGTGCGCGAGCTGCAACAAGCCGCGGCCCTGTCCCCGCAACTGGCTGGGCTGCTCGCCCAGTTCCAATCCGCCACCACCCGCGCCGAGCAGAAAGCCCTGCTCGATCAGCTCATCGCCGCCTGGGCCGATACCTCCGGCATGGCCAAGAGCCTAGAAGAGCGCGCGGCGGGCCGATACCGCATCCAATATGAGGCCTTCGGCAATGAACGGCGTTCCAGCAATATCGACACCGCGGCCTTCGAGGCGATCTCCTCCGGTGGCGTCGGCGGCGGTGTGGAGCTGCTTACCGACGCGGGCGCGCCGTACCTCTCCGAGCGCTACCGCAACCTGATTGCTGACTGGACCCGAAAACTCCACGTGCTCGAAGCCTTCAACGGCCAGTATTTCTTCAACCTGCCCGAGCAGAAGAGCCAGACCGACGGCGCCAACTGGGGCTTGAGCATCTCGGCAGGTTCGGGTGGTGGCAGCGGTTCAGGTGCGGTGGCCATTGAAGCCCTGCCCATCCTGCACGTGAACTTCTCGCAGGCGCAGCTCGACCTCTTGCAGCAAGCCTACGACAGCCTCAAGGAAAGCGTCTATGCCAGCCTGGTGCTGCAGACGCGCCTCAAGCCCTATCTGGATCAGATCGAACTCGTCATCGACGACAGCGGCCTCAAGCTCGACGCTACCCAACTCAACCGGATGCTCGCCGACAAGAAAGCCGCCGACCCCGAGAACTACCTGGCCGATGTGCTCGATCTGGACCGCTATGCGGGCAACTTCCTCTCCGGCACCAACTGGCAGGGTCTGGCCGACTTCGACACGCTGATCGACACCTTGCCTCCGACGGCGGGCATCGCGGCGCTGCTCGACGAGTTCAGGGTGCGCCTCACTGCTGGCGATGACGTGACGGGACTCACCGACAATGCCGACATCGTGCTGGCGGGTGAGGGCAAGGACACCCTCTACGGCTACAACGGCAACGACCGTCTGTTCGGCCAGGGGGGCGATGACCGCATTGTCGGCGGCGCGGGTGACGACCTGATCTCCGGCGGGGCGGGCAATGATGTGCTTTACGGCGAATCCGGCGCCGACACCTACGTCTTCGGGCGTGGCTACGGCAATGACACCATTCTCGACTATGCCGAGAACGGTGTGCAACGCGACACCGTGCGCTTCCTGGGGCTGACCCCGGTGGACATCCGGGTAACCGCCGATTACAACGACAATCTCGTCTTCACCATCCGAGACACCGGCGAGACGCTGTCCGTGCCGCGCGGCGGTTATTGGTGGGGTCAGAACGGCGTCGGCCAGTATGTTTTCGACGACGGCACGGTGTGGAGCCACGACGATGCGCTGCGCGCCACCGTCGCCGTAAGCACGGAGAACGACGACACGATCTATGGCTCTTCCGCAGGAGACACGATCACCGGCCAGGCGGGCAATGACACGCTGATCGGTAACGGCGGCAACGACGTGATCGATGGCGGCGCGGATAACGATCTCTTGATCGGCTCCACCGGCTGGAACCGGATTTACGAGAACGGCAGCTATCGCCTCGAGCGCAGCACCATGCCGCAAATCTCTGCCAACGGCAACGACACCTACCTCTTCGGTCGCGGCGATGGTCAGGACACGGTGATCGACGGGGACTACACCGCCGGCAACAGCGACACCCTGCGTTTCAAGGAAGGCGTTCTGCCAGAGGACGTGAGGTTCATTCGGAACGGCAACGATCTGGTGCTGGCCATTCGCGGCAGCAGCGACCAGGTGACGCTTAAGCAGTATTTCGACGAAGACTGGAATGGGGCAAATGCCCCTTACCTGATCGAGCGCATCGCCTTTGCCGACGGCACGGTGCTGTCCTATGCCAACGTGCAAGCCATTCTCTTTGCCGGTAGCGAAGAGGCGGAAACCATCATCGGCTCGCGGGCAGCGGATGTGCTGACCGGCCAGGGGGGCGCGGACACGCTTATGGGCAACGGCGGCGATGACCGGCTCGAAGGCGGAGACGGCGATGACGTGCTGCTCGGCGGTGCGGGCCGGGACATCCTGGACGGTGGCGCGGGCAACGATGTGCTGCGCGGCGGCGGTGTCATCGGCTGGTGTTATCAGGTCTACGACGGGAATGGCGAAGGCGACACCTACCGCTTCGGCCGTGGCGGCGGCCACGACACGATCATCGAGGATTCATGGATCGCCGGTGAGACCGACCGCATCGAGTTCAAGGCGGGTGTGCTGCCCTCCGATGTGCGACTGGAGCGGGTGCGTACCATCAACGGCTGGCAGGTCAGCGACGACCTGAAGATCACGATCCGCGACACCGGCGAGACGCTCACCGTCAAGAACCATTTCAACGAGAGCAACCGCCATGCGGTGGAGGAAATCGCCTTTGCCGACGGCACGCTGTGGGATGGAGAGGCGATCAAGTCCCGCAGCCTGCTGGGCGGGGACGAGAACGACGAATTGCGCGGCTTCAACGGCCGGAACGATGTCATCGTGGGCGGCGCGGGTAACGACGTGCTGGAGGGCGGCTCAGGCTCCGACACCTACCGCTTCGGCCTGGGTGACGGGCAGGACGTGATCCACGAGGGCTCCACCGCTGGCGAGGATGTGGTGGCGCTGGGGGCAGGCATCACCCCCGCCGATGTCACCGTGCGCTGGACGCTGCAAGGCGACATGGCCATCATGCTGCCGGACGGCAGCCGCGTCACCGTGCGCAATCAGGCCAACCCTTGGTCGAGCGAACTCGGTATTGAGCAACTGCGTTTTGCCGACGGCACGGTATGGGATCGCACGGAACTGGCATCGCGGGCGCTTGCCGCCACGGCCGCAGATGATGCCATCATCGCCGGCTACCAGGACGACACGCTCGATGGCGGCGCGGGCAACGACCGGTTCCAGGACCTGGGCGGCTACGACACCTATCGCTTCGGCGCGGGCGACGGTCAGGACACCATTGCCGATAACTACGGCCGCGTGCTGTTCAAGCCCGGCATCGGCCAGAACGACATCACCTTTACCCGCGACGGCAACGACCTGATCGCCACGGTGACAGCCTCGGGTGACGCGGTGCGCATCAAGGACTGGCTGGCTAGTTGGCAGCGCATCGACCGTTTCGACTTCGACAACGGCGCTAGCCTTTCCGTCAACGACGTGCTGGCCAAGCTCAATGTGAGCGAAGGCGCGGAAATCCTCTACGGCTCGCCGGGCGGGGATGTGCTCAACGGCACCGAGAAGGACAGCGTGATCTATGGCCGCGAGGGTAACGATGTTCTGACCGGCGGCGCGGGCCGCGACCAGCTCTACGGCGAGGCCGGTGACGACACGGTGGACGGCGGTGCCGACCGCGACTGGCTCTACGGCGGTGCGGGCAACAATACCTACATCGTGGCGCCGGGCATGGGCCTGGACAACGCCTTAGGCGCGAGTCTCGCGGTGGCCAACGACACCGTGGTGTTCGCGCCGGGCATCCGGCCGGAAGATATTTCGGTGCAATTGGGCGACCGCAGTTGGGACGGATCGCCGGATGCCGTGGGGTATTTCAACCTGGTCATCGGCATCGGCGGCAACGACGCGCTGATCGTGCGCGCCGAGAGCGGAGATGACCTTGGCCGCGGGGCGATCCGGCGCTTCCGCTTCGGTGACGGCACCGAATGGACGCTGGCCGACGTGATCGCCCGCGCCGATGGCGGCAAGATGGGTTATCAGTGGCGAAACTGGGGGGACCCAACCACAATCCTCGGCAGCCAGGCTGACGACGACATCACGGACTATACCGGCCAGTCCGTCACCGTCCAGGCGCGCGGCAACGACGACAACATTTACCTGGCCGCCGGCCATGACATCGTCTCGGCGGGCAGCGGCAACGACCGGGTATACAACGGCCAGGGCGACGATCTGGTTGCGGGCGAGGCGGGCAACGATGAGATCGACGCGGGCGATGGCGACGACGTGATCGTTTTCAACCACGGCGACGGCCACGACAGGCTGCAAGCCGGAGAAGGCACGGACACGCTGTCCTTCGGCGCCACGGTCACGCCTGCGATGCTTTCCGCCGCATTGGACCGCGACGGGCGGGTGGTGCTGCTTATCGACGGCGGCGCGGGCGGCTCGATCACGCTGGCAGACACCCGTATCGACGATCTGCCGGGCGACGTGGAGCGCATTCAGTTCATCGACGCCGAGGGCAAGACGCGGGTGTTCAACCTGGCGGGCTGGCTGAAGGCCAGCGCAGGCGCCCTGCTGTCGGCCACGACCGCAGCACCGCTGGCTTTTGACGGCACGGGCTTTGAACTCACCGGCACGGTGGCCCCGGCGGGCGGGCTGGAGGCGGTGGCTTATGCGCAGTCCGGTGATCTGTTCGCCTCGGCCAACCTCGCCAACAACACGCCGAGCGATGGCGACGACGTGCTTTACGGCACGCCCAATGGCGACACGCTGGATGCCGGTGCGGGCAACGACATCGTGCTGGGTCTGGCTGGCGATGACACGATCCTTGGCGGAGACGGCAACGACCTGATCCACGGCGGCGATGGCGATGACGTGCTGGGGGGCAATGCCGGAAACGATGTGATCTACGGCGGCTGGGGGGCGGATCAACTCACCGGCGGCACCGGCAACGACCAGCTCTTCGGCGAATGGGGCGGAGATACCTACGTGTATCAGGTCGGCCATGGAGAAGTGACCATCGACGACGACCATCGCGTGCTCAGCTGGGGGTATAGTGGGGAAGTCCCGTTTGTCGCCGCGCTTGTCAGTGAGATGGGCTATGGAGGCTCGATTGTTGACGACGCCCCCAACATCCTGACCTTCGGCCCCGGCATCCGCCCGCAAGACCTGCGCTATTCGGAGCGCAATGGCGATCTGGTGATCGAATTCGCCAACCAACCTGGCGACCGGGTGATTTTGCGAGGCTACGAGCCGGGCCGGGCCACACAGACCCGCTCGGTGGACATCATCCGCTTCGCCGACGGCACCGAGATCGTAGCCGGGAACATCGAACCTACGGGCAATACCGAAATGGCTGGCGATGAAGGCGGCTGGCTCGACGGCACGCCATTTGCCGACACGCTGATCGGCGGCGACGGCGACGACGTGTTGAACGGCAACGGCGGCGCGGATCACCTGGTGGGCGGCGCGGGCTCGGACACCTACCGGATTCACAAGGAATGGGGCAGCCGCCCGACCGAGACGCTGATTGCCGAGACCTGGCGCGCGCAGGATGTCAACCGCATCGAACTGACGGGCGATTTCAACGCTGACGATCTGCGTTTGGCGTTCGACGGACGCGACCTGCTGCTGCGCCTGAACGCGGCAGGCGATGCGATCCGCTTCGCCGGGTTCGACCCGCGCGCGGAAGGCATGCAGGCCCCGGTTGCGGAAATCAACCTGCCCTGGTGGGGTGTGAGCCTGTCGTTCAACGACCTACTCTCGCGCGGCGTGCGCATCATCGGCACGCCCAACGATGACGTGCTGACTGGCACTCAGCTTTCCGACTGGATCGAAGGTCGCGAGGCGGACGACACCATGAGCGGCGGTGCAGGCGGCGATCTCTACCTGATCGGTGCCGATGGCGGCACGGACACGATCATCGACAGCGAAGATGGCGATGCGCCCAACACGCTGGTGCTGCCCGAGGGCACGACCCTCGATGATGTGCGCTTGTCTTTTGATGCCGAAGGTTTCCTGATCCTCGATCTCGACAACATCGGCAACCGTGTGCGCCTGTCGGGCTTCGACCCGCAGAACCCGTTGGGGCCGCGCGCCGTGGAGCGGTTCCGCTTCGGCCTCGACGGCGACGAGATCGGCTACGAGGAATTGCTCGCACGCGGTTTCGATATCGTTGGCACGGATGAAAGTGACGCTCTCAAGGGAACCACGCTCACGGATCGTGTCTGGGGCGGTTCTGGCAACGACCTGATCGAGGCCACGCCTGGTGGCGATGTGCTCGCGGGCGAGGGTGGCAACGACACCTATGTGGTAAATCTGGGCGATGGCATCGTCACCATTGATGACTTGGCGGAACAAGATGCGGGCAACGTGCTGCGCTTCGGCCCCGGCATCGATCCGAATGCGCTGCGCAACAACCTGCGCTTCGAAGCGGACGGCAACGGCGGCCACGTGCTGCTCATTCCCTACGGCGATGTGGGCGACGCGGTCCGGCTGGCCGGTTTCAACCCGCAGGACGTGCTCGGCACCCACGCAGTGGAACGCTTCGAGTTCGCCGACGGCACGGCGGTGGATTACGCCACCCTGGTGTCCTGGACCTTCGTGGTAGAGGGCGACAACACAGGCAATGTGCTCGAAGGCACCAATGTCGGCGACCGGCTCTACGGCTACGACGGTGACGATGTCATGGAATCGGGTGATGGCGAGGACGTGCTCACCGGTGGCTTGGGCAACGATGTCTTGCGCGGCGGCGCGCAGCGTGATGCCTACGTGGTCAACCTGGCCGATGGCGAAGACGTTATCGAGGATGACCTTGATGCGGGTGTCGGCAATGTGCTCACCTTCGGCGAAGGCATCGCCCGCGAGGACGTGCGGCTGGAAGTGGATGGCGACGATTTGCTGATCCGTTACGGCTCAGGCCGCGACGTGGTGCGCGTGCGCAACTACGCCCCGAATGGGGCAAGCGGCGGCACGGTGATCGACACCTTCGAATTCGCCGACGGCACCGCCGTGACGCTGCGCGAATTCATGAACCGCGCGCCGGAAGTGGCCAATCCCATCCCTGATCAAGTCGTACTGGAAGACACGGCCTTCAGCCTGCGGCTGCCCGACAACCTGTTCATCGACGCCGATGGCGACGACATCCTGACGCGAGTCACTGTCTCAGGTTACACAACGCGGCCGGATTGGCTGCAATATGACGCCGCCTCACGCACCTTGTCCGGCACGCCGGAGAACGGCGACGTGGGCGAATTTGATGTCATCATACAGGGCATGGACACGCTGGGTGCATTGAGTCTACACAGCTTCCACGTCACCGTGCAAAACACCAATGATGCGCCCGAAGTCGGCACAGTCTTGTCCGACCTGTGCGCCATGGAAGACAGCGCCTTCAGCTTCACGCTGCCCGCTGATAGCTTCCGTGATGTCGACGTGGGTGATGTGCTCGCCTACACGGCCACCCGGGCCAACGGTGATCCGCTGCCCGATTGGCTCACGTTCGACGCCCAGACAGGCACCTTCTCCGGTACGCCGGCCAATGGCGATGTGGGCACGCTGCAACTCACCGTGACCGCTACCGACCAGGCCGGGGCGCAGGCGACCCAGACCTTCGCCATTGGCGTGATCAATGTCAACGATGCGCCCGAGGTGGGCGTGTTGCTTGGCAACCAGAGCGGCCGCGTCGGTCAGGCCACCAACTGGCAATTGCCCGAGGGCGCCTTTTTCGACGTGGATGCTGGCGATGTGCTCACCTACTCGGCCACCTTGGCTGACGGCAGCGCGCTGCCCGACTGGCTTGCCTTCGACGCGACCACCGGCACCTTCAGCGGCACGCCGGCCTTGGCAGGCAACTATGCCTTGCGGGTCACCGCCACCGATCTGGCGGGTGCCTCGGCCAGCCAGAGCTTCACCCTGGCGGTCGATTCGGGCGGCGGCAACCAGGCACCGGTCACCACAGCGGATACCGCCAATGTGATCGAGGATCGCAAGGTCTTCACCTGGGGCAATGTGCTCGCCAATGACCGCGACCCGGAAGGCAGCCGCCTGACGGTCACGGACGCGGGCATCCGGCGCGGCGAATACGGCTGGCTCAAGCTCCTGCCCGATGGCAGCTATGCCTACGTGCTGGACAATGCCTCCACCAAGGTGCAGACGCTGGCCGAAGGCCAGAAGGTCGTCGACCGCTTCGCCTACACCGCCAGCGACGGCACGGCGGCTTCCACCGGCGAGCTGGCCGTGACCGTGACCGGCGACAACGATGCGCCGGTGCTGGCCAGGGCTCTGGCCGACGTGCAACTCGCCAAGGGCAAGGCCTTTTCCTGGCAGATCCCGGCAGGCAGTTTCCAGGACATCGACCGCACGGACACGCTCACCTACACGGCGACACTGGCCAACGGCAAGGCCTTGCCGAGTTGGCTCAAGTTCGATGCCGCCACGCAGACCTTCAGCGGCACGGCGCCTTCGGGTTCGACCGCGGCCATCGATGTCAAGGTCGTGGCCAGCGACGGCCACGGCGTTTGCTCGACGGCTTCGGACGTGTTCCGCATCAGCGTCGGCAACAAGACGGTGCTGCCCGCCGCCAGCAAGGGCAACGAAGGCGTGGGCAACGGCATGGATGCGCCGCCGCCGGGCCATGCGACCAATCAGAACGACGGCGCGGGCACCGGGCCCGGCAACCCCGGCAACAAGGGCAAGAAGGACGAGCTGCTCGAGCGCTTTCTGGACGGCTTCAAGGCCGATGCCAAGGCGGCGGACAAGGGCTCTGTGGATGCCCTCGGCACCCTGGATGCCGCCTGGTTCGAACGCTGGCTGTCGCCGTCCGCACCGTCGAACGCACAGGTGCCAGCGCCGGGTAACGACCAGTCCATCGAGCAGCACTGGCAGCACCTGCTACATGCGCTGAACCGGCTCGACGCCGAACGGCAGGGCGCGGCGCAGTGGCTGGGCAAGGGCCAGGGCGCCGATCTGGTGGGATTGACTGGATTACTGTCCGGCAACGCGGCGATGCTGCGCACCCACAGTGATGCCGTGGGGCTGGCCTGCAGCGGCACCCACCTCAAGGGCTTCTCCGGCATCAAGGAAGGGGTGGGCAAGCTGTCATGGTAA